In one Sphingobacterium daejeonense genomic region, the following are encoded:
- a CDS encoding efflux RND transporter permease subunit — protein sequence MKNPAVYKTMSVDGLNLFTSAMSSSSASLFVKLKPIKERGAVKKLEEVIGNLTAELSKDKRANFLVLSMPTVEGFGNTNGMEMVLQDRNNGELQQLGNVSYGMMGALMGRPEVAVAYTTFDARFPQYEVLVDDAKAAQLGVDVSNVMGVMQGYFGSIEASNFNRFGKYYRVLVQATPETRRDNQSLNGVFVKNSTGGMVPINTLVTLKPVTGPEVVDRFNLFNAANLTVIPAPGYSTGQAMAAIQEVSKQVLPPGYTYDYKGMSREESTSSSQSTVIFALCIVFVFFLLSAQYESYVLPLAVLIAIPIGLSGVFVGISAVHIANNIYVQIAMVMLIGLLAQERDF from the coding sequence ATGAAAAATCCGGCAGTGTACAAGACCATGTCCGTCGACGGGCTCAACCTGTTTACCAGTGCCATGTCATCCTCTTCTGCCTCGCTGTTCGTGAAGCTGAAACCTATAAAGGAAAGAGGAGCGGTAAAAAAACTCGAGGAGGTCATCGGCAACCTTACCGCAGAACTTTCTAAGGACAAGCGGGCAAATTTCCTTGTACTGAGCATGCCGACCGTTGAAGGCTTCGGCAATACCAACGGTATGGAGATGGTGCTCCAGGACCGAAACAATGGTGAGCTCCAGCAGCTGGGCAATGTTTCCTACGGGATGATGGGCGCACTGATGGGACGCCCGGAGGTCGCTGTGGCCTATACCACCTTCGATGCCAGGTTTCCCCAGTATGAGGTACTGGTGGACGATGCAAAAGCCGCGCAGCTCGGTGTAGATGTTTCAAATGTAATGGGTGTGATGCAGGGATATTTCGGAAGCATCGAAGCTTCAAATTTCAACCGCTTCGGAAAATATTATCGCGTACTCGTGCAGGCGACCCCAGAGACGCGTAGGGACAACCAATCGCTCAACGGGGTGTTCGTCAAGAACAGTACCGGTGGGATGGTACCGATCAATACGCTGGTGACCCTGAAGCCCGTAACAGGTCCGGAGGTCGTGGACAGATTCAACCTGTTCAATGCCGCCAATCTTACGGTCATTCCCGCACCGGGATACAGTACGGGCCAGGCTATGGCTGCCATCCAGGAAGTCAGCAAACAGGTGCTGCCGCCGGGATATACCTATGACTACAAGGGCATGAGCCGTGAGGAAAGTACATCAAGCTCACAGTCGACTGTTATCTTTGCCCTCTGTATCGTCTTCGTATTTTTCCTTCTCTCGGCTCAGTATGAGAGCTATGTGCTGCCGCTCGCGGTGCTCATCGCGATCCCTATCGGCCTCTCTGGTGTATTCGTTGGGATTTCGGCTGTACATATTGCAAACAACATCTATGTGCAGATCGCCATGGTGATGCTCATCGGGCTGCTGGCCCAAGAACGGGATTTTTGA